Genomic window (uncultured Desulfovibrio sp.):
ATCCGATGATTTGAAATTACATAAATGGCTTGGTATGAATACGTCGTTAGTGAAAAAAGATACTTTTACTAATAACTTGCGCTTTGTTGCAGATGAGCTGAGAACGCGCCTTGACGCAACGGCATTATAAAGCTGGGTAAAATAAGGGTGTGAGTAGGGCTGTCCTTGTCAGGGGTGGCAACGTTATTTGGTCGCAAGAGCTGAACGTTGCATCCTTGGGGCGGTTCATCTCACCCCCTTTGTTTTGATGGTGGATGGATCCAGACTGCGACTCTCTGGGGAAGTAGGGTCTCTGTGGGGGAGAGGCGGTTTAGCAAACTGTTAACCATTCTGGTAGCAGCTTGGGTAGAGACAGGCAATTTTTCGAGGGCGGTTGAATTACTGTGCGCAGGCCTGTGGCATAGTTCAGACAAAAAAAGAAGGCCGTGAAAATCACGGCCTTCCTGCATTTTAAATGCTTGCTGGACTTACCAGCGACGGGCGGCGGGCTTTTTGGGCTCAGCCTTGTTCACGCGCAGAGCGCGGCCGTCAACTTCTTTGCCGTCAAGGGCAGAGATGGCGTTGATGGCGCTGCTTTCGTCCATTTCAACAAAACCGAAGCCACGGGCGCGGCC
Coding sequences:
- a CDS encoding RNA-binding protein: MATSIYVGNLSWSATQDGVEALFKPYGDVLSVNLISDRETGRARGFGFVEMDESSAINAISALDGKEVDGRALRVNKAEPKKPAARRW